One Chloroflexota bacterium genomic window carries:
- a CDS encoding rod shape-determining protein has protein sequence MIGTRKLGIDLGTVNVVVYAQGRGIVLREPSVAAVSKPGRQIVAVGSSAYDMVGRTPDRIEISNPLRDGVIADYLVTEALLSYFVRRACGRLRVLQPDVVISVPAEATGVERRAAREAALAAGCRSSVLIPESLAAALGARLPVQEPFGSMIVNVGGGTAEIAILSLSGIVASRSLRVASIAFDEAIITYLRRQFNFLIGNRTAEHLKMSIGSATAPAGGEVVDIKGLDMETGLPSSMQIQSFQVHEALSDPLAELVRGVKSVLEQAPPEIAADIVDNGIVLSGGGCLLSELDTLISVETGIPCFRAEHPLLCVALGTGIALERFELIRRISEFD, from the coding sequence ATGATCGGTACCCGCAAACTCGGGATCGACCTAGGCACGGTCAACGTCGTCGTTTACGCGCAGGGGCGAGGCATCGTGCTGCGGGAGCCGTCGGTCGCGGCCGTGAGCAAACCGGGCCGCCAGATAGTGGCGGTCGGATCCAGCGCCTACGACATGGTCGGACGCACTCCGGATCGAATCGAGATTTCCAATCCGCTGCGCGACGGCGTGATCGCCGACTACCTCGTCACCGAGGCGCTGCTTTCGTACTTCGTGCGGCGGGCGTGCGGCCGGCTTCGGGTACTGCAGCCCGATGTGGTGATATCGGTGCCGGCCGAAGCTACAGGCGTGGAGCGGCGCGCGGCGCGCGAGGCCGCCCTGGCAGCCGGTTGCCGCTCCAGCGTCCTCATTCCCGAATCGCTGGCGGCGGCGCTAGGGGCGCGACTACCAGTCCAGGAACCGTTCGGCAGCATGATCGTCAACGTCGGTGGCGGGACCGCTGAAATAGCCATCCTTTCGCTCTCCGGCATCGTCGCATCGCGATCGCTGCGGGTCGCCAGCATCGCCTTCGACGAGGCGATCATCACCTATCTGCGCCGCCAGTTCAATTTCCTGATCGGCAATCGGACCGCCGAACACCTGAAGATGTCGATCGGATCGGCCACCGCCCCGGCTGGTGGCGAGGTGGTCGACATAAAGGGTCTGGATATGGAGACCGGTCTGCCCAGCAGCATGCAGATCCAATCGTTCCAGGTCCACGAAGCGCTGAGCGATCCGCTGGCCGAACTTGTCCGCGGCGTCAAGTCGGTGCTGGAGCAAGCGCCCCCCGAAATCGCTGCCGACATCGTTGACAACGGGATAGTGCTCTCCGGCGGCGGTTGCCTGTTAAGCGAACTTGATACCCTGATTTCGGTCGAAACCGGCATTCCCTGTTTCCGGGCCGAGCACCCGCTGCTGTGCGTCGCACTTGGCACTGGGATCGCATTGGAGCGATTCGAATTGATTCGTCGCATTTCCGAATTCGATTGA
- a CDS encoding 3-phosphoglycerate dehydrogenase: protein MTGQAMDLKILQTYPMPEADLAVLRELGQIKLVHSDDVEVLKREARDAHVIVCGTEPITAEVISAAKDLRAIDRFGAGYDNIDVAAATARNIPIFFSPKVNAQTVAEHTVALMLATSCNVARGDRSVRVEGFAMRPRVLGREIGSKTLGVVGFGEIGARVARICQHGLGMKLLVNTAHPDPQRLVDAGVEGRFVELEELMSASDVVTVHVFLQASTEGLISRSLIDRMKPTAFLVNTSRGGLLDEQALIDALTEGRIAGAGLDVFTIEPPEPDNPLLKMEQVALTPHIASNSHEAFHRIGALCHSSTAEFLRGGRPAAVVNPEVYDRL, encoded by the coding sequence TTGACGGGGCAGGCCATGGACTTGAAGATCCTTCAGACGTACCCGATGCCGGAGGCCGATCTTGCCGTTCTGCGCGAGTTGGGCCAGATCAAGCTCGTACACAGCGACGACGTCGAGGTCCTCAAGCGCGAGGCCCGCGACGCCCATGTAATCGTCTGCGGGACCGAACCGATAACCGCCGAGGTGATTTCAGCCGCCAAGGACTTGCGGGCCATCGACCGCTTCGGGGCCGGCTATGACAACATCGACGTGGCTGCGGCGACGGCTCGGAATATTCCGATATTCTTTTCGCCCAAGGTGAACGCGCAGACGGTGGCCGAACACACCGTCGCCCTCATGCTGGCCACCAGCTGCAACGTCGCCCGCGGCGACCGCTCGGTGCGGGTCGAGGGATTTGCGATGCGACCACGCGTACTCGGCCGCGAGATCGGTTCGAAAACCCTGGGCGTGGTCGGCTTTGGCGAAATCGGCGCCCGCGTGGCGCGGATTTGCCAGCACGGCCTGGGCATGAAACTGCTGGTCAATACCGCCCACCCGGACCCGCAGCGCCTGGTCGACGCCGGCGTGGAGGGGCGATTCGTGGAGCTCGAGGAGTTGATGTCCGCCTCCGACGTGGTCACCGTGCACGTATTCCTGCAAGCCTCGACCGAGGGACTGATTTCGCGGTCGCTGATCGACCGGATGAAACCCACGGCGTTCCTGGTGAACACCTCCCGCGGGGGGCTGCTCGACGAGCAGGCGTTAATCGACGCCTTGACCGAAGGCCGAATTGCCGGAGCGGGACTCGACGTCTTCACGATCGAACCTCCGGAACCGGACAACCCCCTGTTGAAGATGGAACAGGTAGCCCTCACCCCCCACATCGCCTCCAATTCGCACGAAGCGTTCCACCGCATCGGGGCTCTGTGTCACTCGTCGACGGCCGAATTTCTGCGGGGCGGTAGGCCCGCGGCCGTAGTGAATCCGGAGGTCTACGACCGTCTTTAG
- a CDS encoding undecaprenyl-diphosphate phosphatase: protein MVGVDTAELLWAIGLGIVQGITEFVPVSSSAHLLLIPELLGAENKVLRSLDFSVALHLGTALAISAAMAPAWWRLLRAAARPANDRGKGPGARVMLAAIALASTVTGIVGILVEDLAESAFREPALAASVLVVGGVLMYLADRLPGNPDRSRFRNLALAGSAQVLALVPGVSRSGAIFTVARSLGMDRRSAIDFAFLLMAPVVIGAAAYRLPGLIGSPEFGGENLTLYAVGILSAAGSGYLVARALPGLVARSGVAGFCVYRMLLGAVVLVRLVVA, encoded by the coding sequence CTGGTGGGAGTCGATACGGCGGAATTGCTGTGGGCCATCGGGCTCGGCATCGTTCAGGGGATTACCGAATTCGTCCCGGTCTCCAGCTCGGCGCACCTGTTGCTGATTCCGGAGCTGCTTGGCGCAGAAAACAAGGTCCTGCGGTCGCTTGATTTTTCGGTCGCGCTGCACCTGGGAACCGCGCTGGCAATCTCCGCGGCGATGGCGCCGGCCTGGTGGAGGCTGCTCCGCGCCGCCGCCCGCCCCGCGAACGATCGCGGCAAAGGCCCCGGCGCCCGGGTAATGCTGGCGGCGATCGCGCTGGCCAGCACGGTTACCGGGATCGTCGGCATCCTGGTCGAGGACCTGGCCGAGTCGGCGTTCCGCGAGCCGGCCCTGGCGGCGTCGGTGCTGGTGGTCGGCGGCGTGCTGATGTATCTGGCCGACCGCCTGCCCGGTAACCCCGATCGCTCCCGATTCCGCAATCTGGCGCTGGCCGGATCGGCCCAGGTGCTGGCGCTGGTGCCGGGGGTCTCGCGCTCGGGCGCGATCTTTACGGTCGCCCGCTCTCTGGGTATGGACCGCCGCAGCGCGATCGACTTTGCCTTCCTGCTTATGGCACCGGTGGTGATCGGAGCCGCCGCCTACCGCCTGCCGGGGCTGATCGGCAGTCCGGAATTCGGCGGCGAGAACCTGACCCTCTACGCGGTCGGCATCCTCAGCGCCGCCGGCTCGGGCTATCTTGTCGCGCGCGCCCTTCCGGGCCTGGTCGCCCGATCCGGGGTCGCCGGGTTCTGCGTATACAGGATGCTGCTGGGGGCGGTGGTATTGGTCCGCCTGGTCGTCGCCTGA